DNA from Rhodobacteraceae bacterium M382:
TCAGGGCTGAAACCAAAAGGGTCAATCTTTCCAAGCGTCTCTGAAGCTTTGCAAACGCGTTGAATAGAGATCCGACAGCGTTGGATCTGCCGTGTAGGCCTGACGCACTTTTGACGGCATAAGGACGTCATCGGCGGTTGCATTGCCCGTTCCCAATATTGCGAGTCTCGCCGCGCCCAATGCGGCCCCTTGCGCGCCGCTGTCAGGCACATCAAGCGTCAGCCCAGTGATGCTCGCTATCATTTTAAGCCATACCGCCGATTGACTGCCTCCGCCTGAGACGCAGGCTGAACCTGGGAGCGAGCCACACGCATCAAGTGCTGTACAGCAATCGGCGAAGGCAAAACCGACCCCTTCCATAACCGCCTGCACCATGTCGGCTAACGTATGATCGCGGCGCAGGCCGTGGAACGCACCTGTCGCGTTTGGGGCGTTATGGGGTGTGCGTTCGCCCGATAGGTACGGCAGGAACGTGATGGGGGAGGGTGCGCTCACGTCTGCCACGAGGCTGGACAGGGCCGCAGGCGTTTGGCCGGTGATCTGGCTAAGCCAAGCAAGCGCATCGGTGGCACACAGAATGACACCCATCTGATGCCACGTCTCGGGCACCGCGTGGCAAAAACTATGGACGGCGCTGTCGGTGTTGGTGGCGAATGTATCCGTCACCGTGAAGAGCACGCCGGATGTGCCCAGCGACAGAAAACCTTGACCGGGGTGCACAACGCCAAGCCCGCAGGCGGTCGCCGCATTGTCCCCCGCACCACCTGCGACAGCGACAGGGCCTGTGCCCCATTGCGTTGCAAGTTCGGCGCGTAAATCGCCCGCTTTTTCGCTGCCTTCAACCAATCGGGGCATGTGGTCGCGGGTCAGCCCCGTGGCCGCGAGCAGGTCATCGGACCAATCGCGTTTGGCCACATCGAGCCACAGGGTGCCTGCCGCATCCGACATCTCTGAGACGTACTCTCCGGTCAGCCAGAAGTTGATGAAATCTTTGGGCAGCAAAATTTTGCGCGTCTTTGAAAAAATCTCAGGTTCGTTCTTTTGCACCCAACGCAGTTTCGGGGCGGTAAAGCCAGCCATAACGATGTTTCCGCCGATGCCGCGAAAATCTGCGCGCGCTTCAAGCTCATCGCATTCGGCAAGGGATCGCCCGTCGTTCCACAAGATCGCAGGGCGTAACGGTTTATCATTGGCATCCAACAACGTCGCACCGTGCATCTGGCCAGACACGGCAATTCCCCGCAGCGCCGAAAATTCGGCGGGGACTGCGGCGCACACTTGGGCTATCGCGGCTTCACAAGCGGTGATCCAAGACAGTGGGTCTTGTTCGCTCCACATCGGATGAGGGCGCGCAACAGTGAGTGGGCCATGACCCTCAGACAAAACGTTTTGATCGCCATCAATGAGCAGCGCTTTGACACCAGATGTGCCGAGGTCAAGACCAAGATATGTCACGTGCGTCTCATTTTTTTGTTGGAAAAGGTGGCCACCGGCGGAACCGCCGATGACCTTGGGAGAGCTATTAGAACGGGCTGTCAGGATAGTAGAAGTCCATCGCGTTCTCTTGCGTGATCAGGACCGACCCGATCACGAAGTCGCCAGACACAGGGGCGTTCGACGTCAGACCAACAGCCGTCAATTCAATCGCTGTTGCGATCATTGAAGGCGGATAAGTCACGTTGGCAGGGATCATTGCGTCGCCGTCGGCTGTCCGCTTAATCATTTCCTTCATACCAGCACCGCCAAGGACGAACTGCACATCATCACGACCCGCCGCTTCGATCGCAGCCAGAACACCAATGGCCATGTCGTCATCAGAGGCCCAAACAGCATCGATGTTGTCATACTTGGACAAGAAATCCTGCATCACAGTAAAGCTGTCGTCACGGTTCCAGTTGCCGTGCTCCATGTCCAGCACGTTGATGCCGGACCCTTCGATTGCGGCTGTGAACGCATCCACACGCTCGTTGTCGATGGTCGTGGGGATGCCACGGAAGACAACGATATCGCCGCCGTCAGGCATCTTGGACACCATGTAATCGCCGGACACTGTGCCAAAGCCCGTGTTGTCGCCTGCGACATACAGGTCCTCAATACCAGCGACAGACAGACCACGGTCAACAACAGTCACCCATGCGCCGCTATCTGCAACAGCCTGAACAGGCGGTGTCAGCGGGTCGGATTCAAACGGCAGAACAACCAGCGCGTCAATGTTGCGCGTGGCGACCATGTCTTCGATATCGTTGACCTGCTTGCCCGGATCGGACGCCGTTGCCAGAACGAAGTCGAGACCTGGATAGACCTCTTCGAGACGCTCGACAGTTTCAGCGGCGTGGAAGTTCATGCCACCGGCCCAACCGTGTGTCGCAGCGGGAATGGACACGCCGATCACCTTGACCTCGTGACCATCTGCAAATGCAGCCCCGCTGACAGCTGATGCCAGTGCGGCCGCGATAAATGTTTTAGTAAATTTCATGGTTGCTCCTCCCTTGAAGCGTTGGCTTGCAGCCTAAGATGCCGCCTTCCGTTCGCGCTGTAGGATCACAGCGAGAATGATGATGACCCCTTGGATCGCGCCGTTCAGGTAGGGCGACACAAAGTCGGTCAAATTCAGAATATTGCCGATCAGGCTGAGGATCAGCACACCGATAACGGTGCCCCAGACCCGGCCAAATCCGCCCTTCAGGACAGTGCCGCCGATGATCACAGCGGCGATGGCCTCCAGTTCCCACAGCACCCCAGTTGAAGCAGATGCCGAACCCAAGCGCGGCACATACATGATGGTCGCTATGCCCACCAAAATGCCAAGTGCGGCATAAGAAATCAGGCGCGTACGGCGCACGTTCACGTTGGAATAATGCGCGACATGTTCGTTTGATCCGGTGGCAGCACAGTGGCGTCCATAGGTGGTGCGCGACATGATGATCTCTCCGATAATCACGACACCCGCAAAAACGATGATCGGCCAGCTGATCCCAAGGATGCCGTCAAAGTAGACCGGGCGGTAAAACGTGCGCAGACCGAAATCGAGCGACAGCGTGCCCCCGTCGGCCAGCCACGT
Protein-coding regions in this window:
- a CDS encoding ABC transporter substrate-binding protein; protein product: MKFTKTFIAAALASAVSGAAFADGHEVKVIGVSIPAATHGWAGGMNFHAAETVERLEEVYPGLDFVLATASDPGKQVNDIEDMVATRNIDALVVLPFESDPLTPPVQAVADSGAWVTVVDRGLSVAGIEDLYVAGDNTGFGTVSGDYMVSKMPDGGDIVVFRGIPTTIDNERVDAFTAAIEGSGINVLDMEHGNWNRDDSFTVMQDFLSKYDNIDAVWASDDDMAIGVLAAIEAAGRDDVQFVLGGAGMKEMIKRTADGDAMIPANVTYPPSMIATAIELTAVGLTSNAPVSGDFVIGSVLITQENAMDFYYPDSPF
- the xylB gene encoding xylulokinase, encoding MTYLGLDLGTSGVKALLIDGDQNVLSEGHGPLTVARPHPMWSEQDPLSWITACEAAIAQVCAAVPAEFSALRGIAVSGQMHGATLLDANDKPLRPAILWNDGRSLAECDELEARADFRGIGGNIVMAGFTAPKLRWVQKNEPEIFSKTRKILLPKDFINFWLTGEYVSEMSDAAGTLWLDVAKRDWSDDLLAATGLTRDHMPRLVEGSEKAGDLRAELATQWGTGPVAVAGGAGDNAATACGLGVVHPGQGFLSLGTSGVLFTVTDTFATNTDSAVHSFCHAVPETWHQMGVILCATDALAWLSQITGQTPAALSSLVADVSAPSPITFLPYLSGERTPHNAPNATGAFHGLRRDHTLADMVQAVMEGVGFAFADCCTALDACGSLPGSACVSGGGSQSAVWLKMIASITGLTLDVPDSGAQGAALGAARLAILGTGNATADDVLMPSKVRQAYTADPTLSDLYSTRLQSFRDAWKD
- a CDS encoding ABC transporter permease; the protein is MRLPSMSVLGPIIALVVLLIIGAMLNSNFLSAANITNVLARSAFIGIIAVGMTFVITAGGLDLSVGSMAAFIAGLMILVMNAALPSLGIGIPIILLGMLTAIIAGMLAGLLNGFLITTLGIEAFIVTLGSMGIYRSLVTWLADGGTLSLDFGLRTFYRPVYFDGILGISWPIIVFAGVVIIGEIIMSRTTYGRHCAATGSNEHVAHYSNVNVRRTRLISYAALGILVGIATIMYVPRLGSASASTGVLWELEAIAAVIIGGTVLKGGFGRVWGTVIGVLILSLIGNILNLTDFVSPYLNGAIQGVIIILAVILQRERKAAS